The Corynebacterium vitaeruminis DSM 20294 genome window below encodes:
- the pth gene encoding aminoacyl-tRNA hydrolase — MPLFSRLRTLFARDLDEPVEWLVVGLGNPGGKYASTRHNVGYLGVDKLLEGEKLSKLSRFPALGARRGGMLVLRSTTYMNNSGEAVASAARRFGVPAERIIVLHDELDLPEGTVRLKQGGNENGHNGLKSISELLGTRDYLRVRMGISRPPKGMAVPDYVLSSFDAGDMPERAAEAVRLIVSEGLAKAQNVVHSR; from the coding sequence ATGCCTTTGTTTTCACGCCTCCGCACGCTTTTCGCCCGCGATCTCGACGAGCCCGTGGAGTGGCTCGTCGTAGGGCTCGGGAACCCCGGCGGGAAGTACGCCTCAACGAGGCATAACGTCGGCTACCTTGGCGTCGACAAGCTGCTAGAAGGCGAAAAGCTGAGCAAGCTGAGCAGGTTCCCGGCGCTGGGGGCGCGGAGGGGCGGGATGCTGGTTCTGCGCTCGACCACCTACATGAATAATTCCGGCGAGGCAGTGGCGTCGGCGGCGCGGAGGTTCGGCGTCCCGGCCGAGCGCATCATCGTCCTGCACGACGAGCTCGATCTGCCCGAGGGGACGGTGCGGCTGAAGCAGGGCGGCAACGAGAACGGGCACAACGGTCTGAAGTCGATCAGCGAGCTGCTCGGGACCCGCGACTACCTGCGCGTGCGCATGGGGATCTCCCGCCCGCCGAAGGGCATGGCCGTGCCCGACTACGTGCTGTCCTCCTTCGACGCGGGCGACATGCCGGAACGCGCGGCGGAGGCGGTGCGGCTGATCGTCTCGGAGGGGCTCGCGAAGGCCCAGAACGTCGTGCACTCTCGCTAG
- a CDS encoding SDR family NAD(P)-dependent oxidoreductase — protein MILDSSISAVVTGGASGLGAATAAHLAGLGVNVLALDLAEPAEKTAGVTYAQVDVTDYEQVVAAVAQADAIAPLRLVVNCAGICPSQRIVGRKGPHDPGLFAKTIAVNLTGTFHVLTAAAAVIATHEPVDADGQRGVIVNTASVAAFEGQIGQAAYAASKGGVHSLAITAARDLAGLGIRVNAIAPGIVETPMMASISDEYRTELENLVQFPKRMATPAEYAQLVQAIAENNYLNGETIRIDGALRMPPR, from the coding sequence ATGATTCTTGATTCCAGCATCTCCGCCGTCGTCACCGGCGGCGCCTCCGGCCTCGGCGCGGCCACCGCCGCCCACCTCGCGGGCCTCGGCGTCAATGTCCTCGCCCTCGACCTCGCCGAGCCTGCGGAGAAGACCGCGGGCGTGACCTACGCCCAGGTCGACGTGACCGACTACGAGCAGGTTGTTGCCGCCGTTGCGCAGGCCGACGCCATCGCGCCGCTGCGCCTGGTGGTTAACTGCGCGGGCATCTGCCCGTCCCAGCGCATCGTCGGCCGCAAGGGCCCGCACGACCCGGGCCTGTTCGCCAAGACGATCGCGGTCAACCTCACCGGCACCTTCCACGTGCTCACCGCCGCGGCGGCGGTCATCGCCACCCACGAGCCGGTCGACGCCGACGGCCAGCGCGGGGTCATCGTCAACACCGCCTCCGTGGCGGCCTTCGAGGGGCAGATCGGACAGGCGGCCTACGCCGCCTCCAAGGGCGGGGTCCACTCGCTCGCGATCACCGCCGCCCGCGACCTCGCGGGCCTGGGCATCCGCGTCAACGCGATCGCCCCCGGCATCGTGGAGACGCCCATGATGGCTTCGATCTCCGACGAGTACCGCACCGAGCTGGAAAACCTCGTCCAGTTCCCCAAGCGCATGGCGACCCCCGCCGAGTACGCGCAGCTGGTCCAGGCCATCGCCGAGAACAACTACCTCAACGGCGAGACCATCCGCATCGACGGCGCGCTGCGCATGCCGCCGCGCTAG
- a CDS encoding NAD(P)H-dependent flavin oxidoreductase: MTFPTIIAAPMAGGPSTPALVRAVARAGGLGFLPSGNISADQLARDMADVGDVEYGVNFFFPQPFHPAVGDVEAVRGRLEPFLDEVPEAVTPDFSNQFEEKWEVVLANPPKVVSTSFGCFTPEQIDEAHAAGIEAWVSVTSVEEAEAARGADALIVQGYEAGGHRLTWDAAAEPNHLSVEELLPQVAERVSVPLIAAGGVRTAEDVKRLVAAGAAAVSCGSVFLLSDEAGTSEFNRSLLLKGGATVSSRAFSGRYARGLRTELTDALGDLPPIYPYLSPLTKSLRGTEAGAYCLTGDTRGIPTGSAEDIVYSLSM; this comes from the coding sequence ATGACCTTCCCCACGATCATCGCAGCGCCCATGGCGGGCGGCCCGTCCACCCCCGCCCTCGTCAGAGCCGTCGCCCGCGCCGGGGGCCTCGGCTTCCTGCCCTCCGGAAACATCAGCGCCGACCAGCTTGCCCGCGACATGGCGGACGTCGGCGACGTCGAGTACGGCGTCAACTTCTTCTTCCCGCAGCCCTTCCATCCCGCCGTGGGGGACGTCGAGGCGGTGCGCGGCAGGCTCGAGCCCTTCCTCGACGAGGTGCCCGAGGCGGTCACGCCGGACTTCTCCAACCAGTTCGAGGAGAAGTGGGAGGTCGTGCTGGCCAACCCGCCGAAGGTGGTCTCCACCAGCTTCGGGTGTTTCACCCCGGAGCAGATCGACGAGGCGCACGCTGCTGGCATCGAGGCGTGGGTGAGTGTGACCAGCGTCGAGGAGGCCGAGGCCGCGCGTGGCGCGGACGCGCTCATCGTGCAGGGATACGAGGCCGGCGGCCACCGGCTGACCTGGGATGCCGCCGCCGAGCCCAACCACCTGTCCGTCGAGGAGCTCCTGCCGCAGGTCGCCGAGCGGGTCAGCGTGCCGCTCATCGCCGCGGGCGGCGTGCGCACGGCCGAGGACGTCAAGCGCTTGGTGGCCGCTGGGGCCGCGGCGGTCTCGTGCGGCTCGGTGTTCCTGCTCTCCGACGAGGCGGGCACCAGCGAGTTCAACCGATCCCTTCTTCTCAAGGGCGGCGCGACCGTCTCCTCCCGCGCGTTCTCCGGCCGCTACGCGCGGGGGCTGCGCACCGAGCTCACCGACGCGCTCGGCGACCTGCCGCCGATCTACCCCTACCTCTCCCCCCTGACCAAGTCGCTGCGCGGCACCGAGGCGGGGGCCTACTGCCTGACCGGCGACACCCGTGGCATCCCCACCGGCAGCGCCGAGGACATCGTCTACTCGCTGTCGATGTAG
- a CDS encoding fumarylacetoacetate hydrolase family protein codes for MKLATLRTATGYRAIEVTGENRGRVLAETDAGTFLRDGLVGQGEEITFDPKDLGPVIPRPGKIICVGLNYARHILEMGRELPEFPTLFIKFPEALTGPYDDIHVRESDAGALDAEAELAVVIGKRAHRVSVEEATDHILGYSIINDYTQRDWQTRTLQFHQGKSYYRSAGFGPWIVTADEWQPGPRITATWGEEVFQDGTTDDLIFDCPTLVSFISQIYPLEPGDVIATGTPDGVGHARTPKRYIRDGETVTVAIEGIGAIANTTYIDSE; via the coding sequence ATGAAACTCGCCACCCTCAGGACCGCAACTGGCTACCGCGCCATCGAAGTGACGGGAGAGAATAGAGGAAGGGTGCTGGCCGAGACCGATGCGGGGACGTTCCTGCGGGATGGGCTGGTGGGGCAGGGTGAGGAAATCACCTTCGACCCGAAGGACCTAGGACCGGTCATCCCCCGACCGGGGAAGATCATCTGCGTGGGGCTCAACTACGCCCGCCACATCCTCGAGATGGGGCGCGAGCTGCCGGAGTTTCCCACGCTTTTCATCAAGTTCCCCGAGGCGCTCACCGGCCCCTACGACGACATCCACGTCCGCGAGTCCGACGCGGGCGCCCTCGATGCGGAGGCCGAGCTCGCGGTCGTCATCGGCAAACGGGCGCACCGGGTGAGCGTCGAGGAGGCGACGGATCACATCCTCGGGTATTCCATCATCAATGACTACACGCAGCGCGACTGGCAGACCCGCACCCTGCAGTTCCATCAGGGAAAGAGCTACTACCGCTCGGCCGGCTTCGGCCCCTGGATCGTGACCGCGGACGAGTGGCAGCCGGGGCCGCGCATCACCGCAACCTGGGGCGAGGAGGTCTTCCAGGACGGGACCACCGACGACCTCATCTTCGACTGCCCCACCCTCGTCTCCTTCATCTCGCAGATCTACCCGCTGGAGCCGGGCGACGTCATCGCCACCGGCACCCCAGACGGCGTGGGCCACGCCCGCACCCCGAAGCGCTACATCCGAGACGGCGAGACCGTCACCGTCGCGATCGAGGGCATCGGCGCGATCGCCAACACCACCTACATCGACAGCGAGTAG
- a CDS encoding GNAT family N-acetyltransferase → MLHPSKWEADVVLNDGGIATLRQVRPEDREAIVDFYDRVSPKSKYLRFFSAHPDLSEAELDAWTTSDERDTVTIVLVERENIVATARFAIAEQFAPARVADVSFLVQDSHHGRGVGNILLEHLAQIGRECGIQRFFAEVLTENRSMVQVFVRAGYQVKPELEDGFIVVDFSLDPTKQSREVMERRELQAEASSIRRLLNPGSVAVVGEVGSVSRITSSIVSGGYQGQLHVLTHKGADKAPDLLRSIPGTVDLVVVDHDSETFDELVQVAAEKNASGILVLAQGHNPSISQEESQRFLERARSLGMRVLGPAALGVINTAEGLNASPASMPRAGKVGLYTQTAGVATLVLSHAIKRGCGISSFIASGSYADVTGNDVIQFWAQDPATDICLLSLDTIGNPRKFFRVLRRLALEKNVVVFLPSRALQSAQHHDLESLPHAPANAIDEVIRQTGAIVVTRRDTMYDIAALLSMQPIPAGKRVAIISNSAGLSGQMAQSAVRFGFEPTIIPIGEDPVHSIVEESARARGDFDLVFSGVVEINEPIGREVIEALDALAGEEGATMMATCVSISDCNSLETTHLPVFETYADALEAYALIMDNEERRGRARPHPDDEVATIDVDKAKRLVEAILESSAEGRAATDEETAEILACAGITIVPWKPVASFEEAVAAAEEFGWNVVLKSTHPVVRGRPELNAVIRHVADRSMMQQAWEALGRLSESLGVAERGEDSVLALLPVVQPTMDPGATLSVRAIEDAVLGPMISCGVTGIASDLLHDAAWRTPPLRRIDARSMIESLRAAPLLRGYRGTAPARLDTVEDALMRLAQLKDELPQLVEIELTQVIAGMNSTSIVGARITVAPLSSSRDRLARRL, encoded by the coding sequence ATGCTCCATCCGTCGAAGTGGGAAGCGGACGTCGTGCTCAACGACGGCGGCATCGCCACGCTGCGCCAGGTGCGCCCGGAGGACCGCGAGGCGATCGTCGACTTCTACGACCGCGTCTCGCCGAAGTCCAAGTACCTGCGGTTTTTTAGCGCCCACCCCGACCTGAGCGAGGCCGAGCTCGACGCCTGGACCACCTCCGACGAGCGCGACACCGTCACCATCGTGCTCGTCGAGCGCGAGAACATCGTGGCCACCGCGCGCTTCGCCATCGCCGAGCAGTTCGCCCCGGCGCGGGTGGCGGATGTCTCCTTCCTCGTCCAGGACTCCCACCACGGCCGCGGGGTGGGCAACATCCTCCTGGAGCACCTGGCCCAGATCGGCCGCGAGTGCGGCATCCAGCGCTTCTTCGCCGAGGTGCTCACCGAGAACCGCTCGATGGTACAGGTCTTCGTCCGTGCTGGCTACCAGGTCAAGCCGGAGCTGGAGGACGGCTTCATCGTCGTGGACTTCTCGCTCGACCCCACCAAGCAGTCCCGCGAGGTGATGGAGCGCCGCGAGCTGCAGGCCGAGGCGAGCTCCATCCGCAGGCTGCTCAACCCGGGCTCGGTCGCGGTGGTGGGCGAGGTCGGCTCGGTCTCCCGGATCACCTCGTCGATCGTCTCCGGCGGGTACCAGGGCCAGCTACACGTGCTCACGCACAAGGGCGCGGACAAGGCGCCCGACCTTCTGCGTTCGATCCCCGGCACGGTCGACCTCGTCGTCGTCGACCACGACTCGGAGACCTTCGACGAGCTGGTCCAGGTCGCAGCGGAGAAGAACGCCTCGGGCATCCTGGTCCTCGCGCAGGGGCATAACCCGTCGATCTCCCAGGAGGAATCGCAGCGGTTCCTCGAGCGCGCCCGCTCGCTGGGGATGCGGGTGCTGGGCCCCGCGGCGCTCGGCGTGATCAACACCGCGGAGGGGCTCAACGCCTCCCCGGCGAGCATGCCCCGGGCCGGCAAGGTGGGGCTGTACACGCAGACCGCGGGCGTGGCCACGCTCGTGCTCTCCCACGCGATCAAGCGCGGCTGCGGGATCTCCTCCTTCATCGCCTCGGGCTCCTACGCCGACGTGACCGGCAACGACGTCATCCAGTTCTGGGCGCAGGACCCGGCAACCGACATCTGCTTGCTCTCGCTCGACACCATCGGCAACCCGCGCAAGTTCTTCCGGGTGCTGCGACGGCTCGCCCTCGAGAAGAACGTGGTGGTGTTCCTCCCCTCGCGCGCCCTGCAGTCCGCGCAGCACCACGACCTGGAATCGCTCCCCCACGCCCCGGCGAACGCGATCGACGAGGTGATCCGCCAGACCGGCGCCATCGTGGTCACCCGCCGCGACACCATGTACGATATCGCGGCGCTTTTGTCCATGCAGCCCATCCCCGCGGGCAAGCGCGTGGCCATCATCAGCAACTCCGCGGGACTGTCCGGGCAGATGGCCCAGTCGGCGGTCCGCTTCGGGTTCGAGCCCACGATCATCCCCATCGGGGAGGACCCGGTGCACAGCATCGTCGAGGAGAGCGCGCGGGCGCGAGGCGATTTTGACCTCGTCTTCTCCGGCGTGGTGGAGATCAACGAGCCGATCGGCCGCGAGGTCATCGAGGCCCTCGACGCGCTGGCCGGCGAGGAGGGTGCCACGATGATGGCCACCTGCGTGAGCATCTCGGACTGCAACTCCTTAGAGACCACGCACCTGCCGGTGTTCGAGACCTACGCGGACGCACTCGAGGCCTACGCCCTCATCATGGACAACGAGGAGCGCCGCGGCAGGGCCCGGCCGCACCCGGACGATGAGGTGGCCACTATAGACGTCGACAAGGCAAAGCGCCTGGTAGAGGCCATTCTTGAAAGTTCGGCCGAGGGGCGGGCGGCCACCGACGAGGAGACGGCGGAGATTCTCGCGTGCGCGGGGATCACCATCGTGCCGTGGAAGCCGGTGGCTTCCTTCGAGGAGGCCGTCGCGGCGGCGGAGGAGTTCGGCTGGAACGTCGTGCTCAAGTCGACCCACCCGGTCGTGCGCGGGCGCCCCGAGCTCAACGCGGTCATCCGCCACGTCGCGGATCGCTCGATGATGCAGCAGGCGTGGGAGGCGCTCGGCAGGCTCTCGGAGTCGCTGGGCGTGGCCGAGCGCGGCGAGGACTCGGTGCTCGCGTTGCTTCCAGTGGTGCAGCCGACGATGGACCCCGGCGCGACGCTGTCCGTGCGCGCGATCGAGGACGCCGTGCTCGGCCCCATGATCTCCTGCGGCGTCACCGGCATCGCTTCCGATTTGCTTCACGACGCTGCGTGGCGCACGCCCCCGCTGCGGCGCATCGACGCCCGCTCCATGATCGAGTCCCTGCGCGCCGCGCCGCTGCTGCGCGGCTACCGCGGTACGGCGCCCGCGCGCCTAGACACCGTCGAGGACGCGCTCATGCGGCTGGCCCAGCTCAAGGACGAGCTGCCGCAGCTGGTGGAGATCGAGCTGACCCAGGTCATCGCGGGGATGAATTCGACGTCGATCGTGGGCGCGCGGATCACCGTGGCGCCGTTGTCTTCCTCGCGCGACCGACTGGCCAGGAGGCTCTAA
- a CDS encoding acetoin utilization protein AcuC produces the protein MTKPMLFHTAELLEYSFGDMHPMGPDRVRLAMELSEHFGLLDSFDVVEPPPTDMDLVRRIHGDSYIEALKKPVPDIDFGIGDHDHPIAPKAAVVAGRIATATTSAAQAVWEGKTKRAINLSGGLHHALSHRQSGFCTYNDAAIAISWLLDQGAQRVVYLDLDAHHGDGVETAFWDDPRVLTISIHESGLYLFPYTGFPKDIGGPEALGTVVNVALDRNCGDQAWLQAVHAVVAPLLRKFKPEILVSQHGADPHRGDPLADFELSIDAMTLAYRSVAKWADQYAGGRWVSIGGGGYNRDSVARAWTQLVATVAGAELESGALLPDRWSKRVRMDAGRTLGDLEAPIDFHPERIIENKSCAPTIATSRAVFPCWGLQPFS, from the coding sequence ATGACCAAGCCGATGCTGTTCCACACCGCCGAGTTGCTCGAGTACAGCTTCGGCGACATGCACCCCATGGGGCCCGACCGCGTGCGCCTGGCGATGGAACTGTCCGAGCACTTCGGGCTGCTCGACTCCTTCGACGTGGTCGAGCCGCCGCCCACCGACATGGACCTGGTGCGCCGGATCCACGGGGATAGCTACATCGAGGCGCTGAAAAAGCCGGTTCCAGACATCGACTTCGGCATCGGCGACCATGACCACCCCATCGCGCCGAAGGCCGCGGTGGTCGCCGGGCGCATCGCCACCGCCACCACCTCGGCGGCCCAGGCGGTGTGGGAGGGCAAAACCAAGCGCGCGATCAACCTCTCGGGCGGGCTGCACCACGCGCTCTCCCACCGGCAGAGCGGCTTTTGCACCTACAACGACGCCGCCATCGCCATCTCCTGGCTGCTCGACCAGGGCGCCCAGCGCGTCGTCTACCTCGACCTCGACGCCCACCACGGCGACGGGGTGGAGACCGCCTTCTGGGACGACCCGCGGGTGCTGACGATCTCCATCCACGAATCTGGGCTCTACCTGTTCCCCTACACCGGGTTCCCCAAGGACATCGGCGGCCCGGAGGCGCTGGGCACCGTGGTCAACGTGGCGCTCGACCGCAACTGCGGCGATCAGGCCTGGCTGCAGGCGGTCCACGCGGTCGTGGCCCCGCTGCTGCGGAAGTTCAAGCCGGAGATCCTCGTCTCCCAGCACGGCGCCGACCCGCACCGCGGCGACCCGCTGGCCGACTTCGAGCTGAGCATCGACGCCATGACCTTGGCCTACCGCTCCGTGGCCAAGTGGGCCGACCAGTACGCCGGGGGCAGATGGGTCTCCATCGGCGGCGGCGGGTACAACCGTGACTCGGTGGCCCGCGCGTGGACGCAGCTGGTGGCCACGGTCGCGGGCGCCGAGCTGGAGTCCGGGGCGCTGCTGCCCGACCGGTGGAGCAAGCGGGTGCGCATGGACGCCGGCCGCACGCTGGGAGACCTCGAGGCGCCCATCGATTTCCACCCGGAGCGGATCATCGAGAACAAGTCCTGCGCGCCGACGATCGCGACCTCCCGGGCGGTGTTCCCCTGCTGGGGGCTGCAGCCGTTTAGCTAG
- a CDS encoding acyl-CoA dehydrogenase family protein: protein MPPILDSTLVQLENVPFPHADILGVADRLTDEEQAKLQEIHTFLQTEVRPVVGEYWDREEFPFDLLPKLAAHGLGELEFSGFSRLYRGLVYAEVTRADVSLSALVGIHNELVLQLINDLGSDEQRATWLDGLRVFEKVGCFALTEPDHGSDIAGGLATTATKTENGWVINGEKRWIGGGTFADFAIVFARDVADNEVKGFIVELDREGVDKRKIDRKMGLRVMQNADLSFDNVEIPEGNLIPGAASFKAVNIYLKNSRAWVGWQGAGIQLGIFDKAREYALAREQFGKPIAKFQLIQEALSRILGNASASLAMMAQVAWVQEQGKLEMPYAALAKATTTRLARESAAAGRNIGGGNGILTQYDLSKLMSDAEILFTYEGTYDINSLIVGRAITGQSAFA, encoded by the coding sequence ATGCCACCCATCCTAGATTCCACCCTCGTCCAGCTCGAGAACGTCCCCTTCCCGCACGCGGACATCCTCGGCGTCGCCGACCGCCTCACCGATGAGGAGCAGGCGAAGCTGCAGGAGATCCACACCTTCCTCCAGACGGAGGTCCGCCCCGTCGTCGGCGAGTACTGGGACCGCGAGGAGTTCCCCTTCGACCTTCTGCCCAAGCTCGCCGCCCACGGCCTGGGCGAGCTGGAGTTCTCCGGCTTCTCCCGCCTCTACCGCGGCCTCGTCTACGCCGAGGTCACCCGCGCCGACGTGTCCCTGTCCGCCCTCGTGGGCATCCACAACGAGCTGGTCCTCCAGCTCATCAACGACCTCGGCTCCGACGAGCAGCGCGCGACCTGGCTCGACGGCCTGCGCGTGTTCGAGAAAGTCGGCTGCTTCGCGCTCACCGAGCCCGACCACGGCTCCGACATCGCGGGCGGCCTGGCCACCACCGCCACCAAGACCGAGAACGGCTGGGTCATCAACGGCGAGAAGCGTTGGATCGGCGGCGGCACCTTCGCCGACTTCGCCATCGTGTTCGCCCGCGATGTCGCGGACAACGAGGTCAAGGGGTTCATCGTGGAGCTCGACCGTGAGGGCGTCGACAAGCGAAAAATCGATCGAAAGATGGGCCTGCGCGTCATGCAGAACGCGGACCTCAGCTTCGACAACGTGGAGATCCCCGAGGGCAACCTCATCCCGGGCGCGGCGAGCTTCAAGGCCGTGAACATCTACCTGAAGAACTCGCGCGCGTGGGTGGGCTGGCAGGGCGCCGGCATCCAGCTCGGCATCTTCGACAAGGCCCGCGAGTACGCGCTCGCCCGCGAGCAGTTCGGCAAGCCCATCGCGAAGTTCCAGCTCATCCAGGAGGCGCTGTCCCGCATCCTCGGCAACGCCTCCGCCTCGCTGGCCATGATGGCGCAGGTGGCGTGGGTGCAGGAGCAGGGCAAGCTCGAGATGCCGTACGCGGCGCTGGCCAAGGCCACCACCACCCGCCTGGCCCGCGAGTCCGCCGCGGCCGGCCGCAACATTGGCGGCGGCAACGGCATCCTCACCCAGTACGACCTGTCCAAGCTCATGTCGGACGCCGAGATCCTCTTCACCTACGAGGGGACCTACGACATCAACTCGCTCATCGTCGGCCGCGCCATCACCGGCCAGTCCGCCTTCGCCTAA
- a CDS encoding peptide chain release factor 3 yields MSSPATIAEASRRRTFAVIAHPDAGKSTLTEALALHAHVIAEAGAVHGKAGRKATVSDWMEMEKDRGISIASSALQFEYAPEGHTGEPYMINLVDTPGHADFSEDTYRVLTAVDAAVMLIDAAKGLEPQTLKLFRVCKARGLPIVTVINKWDRPGRTPLELVDEIVTEIGLQPTPLYWPVGDAGDFRGLARINEDGEAEEYIHFLRTAGGSTIAPEEHFAADKAAEKEGGAWETAAEEVELLAADGALHDQELFLECTTSPLIFASAMLNFGVHQILDTLCALAPSPAPRRSDEKALEASTTAMDEVREVGDDFSGVVFKVQAGMDKNHRDSLAFMRVVSGEFDRGMQVTHAQSGRSFSTKYALTVFGRTRSTVETAFPGDIVGLVNAGSLAPGDTIYAGRKVQYPPMPQFAPEHFRTLRAKSLGKYKQFRKALDQLAAEGVVQILRNDARGDAAPVMAAVGPMQFEVMMARMENEYNVETTADPIPYSVARRTTAETAPELAKQRGVEIFTRTDGELVALFGDKWKLAFIEKEHPEFELFPMVAD; encoded by the coding sequence ATGAGTTCACCCGCCACCATCGCCGAAGCCAGCCGCCGCCGTACCTTTGCCGTCATCGCCCACCCGGACGCCGGTAAGTCCACGCTGACCGAGGCGCTGGCGCTGCACGCGCACGTCATCGCGGAGGCGGGCGCGGTCCACGGCAAGGCGGGCCGCAAGGCCACGGTCTCCGACTGGATGGAGATGGAAAAGGACCGCGGCATCTCGATCGCGTCCTCGGCCCTGCAGTTCGAGTACGCCCCCGAGGGGCACACGGGCGAGCCGTACATGATCAACCTCGTGGACACCCCCGGCCACGCCGACTTCTCTGAGGACACCTACCGCGTGCTCACCGCCGTCGACGCCGCGGTCATGCTTATCGACGCCGCCAAAGGCCTCGAGCCCCAGACCCTCAAGCTCTTCCGCGTGTGCAAGGCGCGCGGGCTGCCGATCGTCACGGTGATCAACAAGTGGGACCGCCCGGGCCGCACCCCGCTGGAGCTGGTGGACGAGATCGTCACCGAGATCGGCCTGCAGCCCACCCCGCTCTACTGGCCGGTCGGCGACGCCGGCGACTTCCGCGGGCTGGCCCGCATCAACGAGGACGGCGAGGCGGAGGAGTACATCCACTTCCTGCGCACCGCGGGCGGCTCCACCATCGCCCCGGAGGAGCACTTCGCGGCGGACAAGGCCGCCGAAAAGGAAGGGGGCGCCTGGGAGACCGCCGCCGAGGAGGTCGAGCTGCTCGCCGCCGACGGTGCGCTCCACGACCAGGAGCTCTTCCTCGAGTGCACCACCTCTCCGCTCATCTTCGCCTCCGCGATGCTCAACTTCGGCGTCCACCAGATCCTAGACACCCTGTGCGCGCTCGCGCCCTCGCCGGCGCCGCGCCGCTCGGACGAGAAGGCGCTCGAGGCCTCGACCACCGCCATGGATGAGGTGCGAGAGGTGGGCGACGACTTCTCCGGCGTGGTGTTCAAGGTGCAGGCGGGCATGGACAAGAACCACCGCGACTCGCTCGCGTTCATGCGCGTGGTCTCCGGCGAGTTCGACCGCGGCATGCAGGTCACCCACGCCCAGTCGGGCCGCAGCTTCTCCACCAAGTACGCGCTCACCGTGTTCGGCCGCACCCGCTCAACCGTGGAGACCGCCTTCCCCGGCGACATCGTGGGACTGGTCAACGCGGGCTCCCTGGCGCCCGGCGACACCATCTACGCCGGCCGGAAGGTGCAGTACCCGCCGATGCCGCAGTTCGCCCCGGAGCACTTCCGCACCCTGCGCGCGAAGAGCCTGGGCAAGTACAAGCAGTTCCGCAAGGCGCTCGACCAGCTGGCCGCGGAGGGCGTGGTCCAGATCCTGCGCAACGACGCCCGCGGCGACGCCGCCCCGGTCATGGCCGCGGTCGGCCCCATGCAGTTCGAGGTCATGATGGCGCGCATGGAAAACGAGTACAACGTCGAGACCACCGCGGACCCGATCCCCTACTCCGTCGCGCGACGCACCACGGCCGAGACCGCGCCCGAGCTGGCCAAGCAGCGCGGCGTGGAGATCTTCACCCGCACCGACGGCGAGCTCGTGGCCCTGTTCGGCGACAAGTGGAAGCTGGCGTTCATCGAGAAGGAGCACCCGGAGTTCGAGCTCTTCCCGATGGTGGCGGACTAG
- a CDS encoding SDR family NAD(P)-dependent oxidoreductase gives MKTIVITGASDGIGAAAARIIHEAHPDWRLLLTGRNPNKTKNVAEALGAEYFLADFAELEQVRALAAWIRERTDRIDVLANNAGGMFDGPVTTVDGFEKTFQVNHLAPTLLTHELFDVLTASRASIVATSSLANLLYGRLDFESFGQSKVFDRDRAYGTAKLANILFTQELHHRYHSRGISAVAYHPGIVATNFSQDTHSWMRWFYSSPLIGRVLGIGADQGGANLAFFIDGTPGITWKSGVYYNDKRRPGIVNPFARNAGPRHWDLTNQWLGTTWD, from the coding sequence ATGAAGACGATCGTGATCACAGGCGCGAGCGACGGCATCGGCGCGGCCGCGGCGCGCATCATCCACGAGGCGCACCCCGACTGGCGCCTGCTGCTGACCGGCCGCAATCCGAATAAGACTAAGAACGTCGCCGAGGCGCTGGGGGCCGAATACTTCCTCGCCGACTTCGCCGAGCTCGAGCAGGTGCGCGCGCTCGCCGCGTGGATCCGGGAGCGGACCGACCGCATCGACGTGCTCGCCAACAACGCCGGAGGCATGTTCGACGGCCCCGTCACCACCGTCGACGGGTTCGAGAAGACGTTCCAGGTCAACCACCTTGCGCCCACCCTCCTCACGCACGAGCTTTTCGACGTCCTGACGGCGTCGAGGGCCTCGATCGTGGCCACCTCCTCGCTGGCGAACCTGCTGTACGGCCGCCTCGACTTCGAGAGCTTCGGCCAATCCAAGGTCTTCGACCGCGACCGCGCCTACGGCACGGCGAAGCTGGCCAACATCCTGTTTACCCAGGAGCTGCATCACCGCTATCACAGCCGCGGGATCTCGGCCGTCGCCTATCACCCCGGCATCGTGGCCACGAACTTCTCCCAGGACACGCACTCGTGGATGCGCTGGTTCTACTCCTCGCCGCTCATCGGCCGGGTGCTCGGCATCGGCGCCGACCAGGGCGGGGCGAACCTCGCCTTCTTCATCGACGGCACCCCGGGGATCACGTGGAAGTCGGGCGTGTACTACAACGACAAGCGCCGCCCGGGGATCGTCAACCCGTTCGCGCGCAACGCGGGGCCGCGGCACTGGGACCTGACCAACCAGTGGCTGGGGACGACCTGGGATTAG